A genomic window from Triticum urartu cultivar G1812 chromosome 7, Tu2.1, whole genome shotgun sequence includes:
- the LOC125521106 gene encoding single-strand DNA endonuclease 1 isoform X2, protein MGVKNLWDILDSCKQKLPLNHLQNKKVCVDLSCWLVQFCTANRSPAFVRDKVYLKNLFHRIRALLALNCSLIFVTDGAIPSMKLATYRRRLGSNSEADCDDTSSQPLTSLKRNKGSEFSRMIKEAKHLGLALGIPCLDGVEEAEAQCALLDLSSLCEGCFTSDSDAFLFGARTVYRDVFIGDGGYVICYQMEDIEKKLGFGRKSLISFALLLGCDYSNGVHGFGPEAACRLVKSAGDDSILDQILSDGVKATRKCKGKKAGIDKNKGGDICTRTEVGMSQDSGGQFREVINAFLEPKCHLPDSENVRRVCCQHPFRHSEFQQICEKYFEWTPEKTDEYILPKIAERELRRFSNLRSTSSALGIKPLLSEIPVPCPVLAITKQRKVHGSEYYEVSWRNMHGLQSSVVPGDLIRSACPEKITEFLEKKDEEKKQKRKARPKKSAQAAVKDVDARLQELMLGIESECATFPPASNCPGTGDVHRMAPSMAIVDLSSPSPPLRACKSQKFIGSTTAVMNGVDLLSGMMESQSSTQSSVGQNSESQNSTQSSDAQNSESQNSTQSSSTQSSDAPSFTLDDDVIDLSSPLPPVAERQPCRFQDLPPYDGAERRALTDLSNFPEKSSMLGASDNRHKAGASDGCALVEASPPVIHGARMFSGRSNVPIVSLAESEAGAIDLSSPSPVFDRRRNGNHVKDAIDISEADSSVVCPDDDEHERKARELRSFLKSIRDEL, encoded by the exons ATGGGGGTCAAGAACCTTTGGGACATTCTCGACTCCTGCAAGCAGAAGCTGCCGCTCAACCACCTCCA GAACAAGAAGGTGTGCGTAGATCTCTCCTGCTGGCTCGTGCAGTTCTGTACCGCCAACCGCTCGCCGGCCTTCGTCAGGGACAAGGTCTACCTCAAGAACCTCTTCCACCGCATCCGCGCCCTCCTCGCCCTCAACTGCAGCCTCATCTTTGTCACAG ATGGGGCAATACCTTCAATGAAGCTGGCTACTTATAGACGTCGGCTAGGATCCAACTCTGAG GCTGATTGTGATGACACGAGTTCGCAACCATTGACCTCCCTTAAACGGAACAAGGGATCAGAATTCTCGCGCATGATTAAAGAGGCGAAGCATCTTGGCTTGGCCTTAGGCATCCCTTGCTTGGATGG CGTCGAGGAAGCAGAAGCACAGTGTGCATTGCTTGATTTAAGCTCATTGTGC GAAGGCTGTTTTACATCAGATTCAGATGCTTTTCTTTTTGGGGCAAGGACAGTTTACAGAGATGTTTTCATAG GGGACGGTGGTTATGTCATTTGCTACCAAATGGAGGACATAGAGAAAAAGCTTGGTTTTGGCAGGAAATCACTG ATATCATTTGCATTGCTTCTTGGTTGTGATTATTCTAACGGTGTTCATGGCTTTGGCCCG GAAGCAGCATGTCGTCTTGTCAAATCTGCGGGAGATGATTCCATCCTGGATCAGATTTTATCTGATGGAGTAAAAGCTACAAGAAAGTGTAAAGGGAAAAAGGCCGGCATTGACAAAAACAAGGGTGGTGACATATGCACAAGAACAG AGGTTGGGATGAGCCAAGATTCTGGTGGTCAATTCCGTGAGGTAATAAACGCATTTCTAGAGCCAAAATGCCATTTGCCTGATTCGGAAAATGTGCGGAG GGTATGCTGCCAGCACCCATTTCGTCATTCAGAGTTCCAACAGATTTGTGAGAAATATTTTGAATGGACCCCAGAGAAGACTG ATGAATACATCCTTCCGAAGATAGCTGAGAGAGAACTTCGAAGGTTTTCAAATCTTCGCTCGACATCTTCAGCTCTAGGAATAAAACCATTGTTGAGTGAG ATTCCAGTACCATGCCCTGTATTGGCAATTACGAAGCAACGAAAAGTTCATGGAAGTGAGTATTATGAGGTTTCATGGAGAAACATGCATGGACTCCAATCTTCAGTTGTTCCAGGGGATCTCATCAGAAG TGCGTGCCCAGAAAAAATAACCGAGTTTTTGGAAAAGAAGGATGAAGAGAAGAAGCAAAAGAGGAAAGCTAGGCCGAAGAAATCAGCACAAGCTGCAGTAAAAGATGTTGATGCGCGGCTCCAAGAATTGATGCTTGGTATTGAGTCTGAATGCGCCACGTTTCCGCCTGCAAGCAATTGTCCTGGGACAGGAGATGTACACCGCATGGCACCTAGCATGGCTATCGTTGATCTGTCTTCTCCATCTCCGCCCCTCCGGGCTTGCAAGTCCCAAAAGTTCATCGGATCAACCACAGCTGTGATGAATGGGGTTGATTTGCTGAGCGGTATGATGGAGTCACAAAGTAGCACCCAGTCAAGTGTTGGTCAGAACTCTGAGTCACAAAATAGCACTCAGTCAAGCGATGCTCAGAACTCTGAGTCACAAAATAGCACTCAGTCAAGTAGCACCCAGTCAAGTGATGCTCCGAGTTTTACCCTTGACGACGACGTGATTGATCTGTCCTCACCCCTGCCTCCAGTTGCTGAACGACAGCCTTGCCGCTTCCAAGACTTGCCACCTTATGACGGAGCTGAACGAAGAGCTCTGACAGATTTAAGCAATTTCCCTGAGAAAAGCAGCATGCTGGGCGCTTCAGATAACAGGCACAAAGCTGGTGCAAGCGACGGTTGTGCGCTGGTCGAAGCATCGCCACCAGTCATCCATGGCGCTCGGATGTTCAGTGGCCGAAGTAATGTACCGATTGTTTCGTTGGCAGAATCAGAAGCTGGCGCCATTGATCTGTCATCTCCTTCACCGGTTTTCGACAGGAGAAGGAATGGTAACCATGTCAAAGATGCAATAGACATTAGTGAAGCTGACAGTAGTGTCGTGTGtcctgatgatgatgaacatgaGAGGAAGGCGAGAGAGCTCAGATCGTTTCTGAAGAGCATTAGAGACGAACTGTAG
- the LOC125521108 gene encoding molybdate transporter 1-like: MTSAPAMATTALSDPEALSGDGGTKQPLSLLERARDNLSFRSAWSELNGAMGDLGTYIPIVLSLALSRHLDLGTTLIFTGIYNAVTGLVYGVPMPVQPMKAIAATALSDPSFDIPEIMAAGILTAAFVLLLGVTRLMKLVYWLVPLPVVRGIQLAQGLNFAMAAVKYIRYEQDLGKGKSAVGKLRPWAGLDGLVLAIAAVCFIVLVNGAGQDHVQGAQEDEDGEGNNSRSSGGWRSWRRRWASAIPSAVIVFVLGVVFSIIRHPAALRELRAGPSRMRVVHISREAWKQGFIKGAVPQIPLSVLNSVVAVCKLTRDLFPEKEASATSVSVTMGAMNLVGCWFGAMPCCHGAGGLAGQYKFGGRSGACAAALGGLKLALGLLLGGSVLRVLASFPVGLLGVLLLFAGVELAIAARDMSSKAEAFVMLVCTAVSLVGSSAALGFLCGMVAHGLLLLRAWTVSSM, translated from the coding sequence ATGACGTCTGCACCGGCCATGGCCACCACGGCGCTCTCCGACCCGGAGGCGCTGTCCGGCGACGGAGGCACCAAGCAACCGCTCTCCCTGCTTGAACGGGCACGCGACAACCTGTCCTTCCGGTCGGCGTGGTCCGAGCTGAACGGCGCCATGGGCGACCTGGGCACCTACATCCCCATCGTGCTCTCGTTGGCGCTCTCCCGCCACCTCGACCTCGGCACCACCCTCATCTTCACCGGCATCTACAACGCCGTCACGGGCCTCGTCTACGGCGTGCCCATGCCGGTCCAGCCCATGAAGGCCATCGCCGCCACCGCCCTCTCCGACCCCTCATTCGACATCCCGGAGATCATGGCCGCCGGCATCCTCACCGCGgccttcgtcctcctcctcggtgTCACCCGCCTCATGAAGCTCGTCTACTGGCTCGTCCCACTCCCCGTCGTCCGCGGCATCCAGCTCGCGCAGGGCCTCAACTTCGCCATGGCCGCCGTCAAGTACATACGGTACGAGCAGGACCTTGGCAAGGGCAAGTCTGCGGTGGGGAAGCTCCGCCCATGGGCCGGGCTCGACGGCCTCGTGCTCGCTATCGCCGCCGTATGCTTCATCGTCCTCGTCAACGGCGCCGGCCAAGACCACGTCCAAGGAGCCCAAGAAGATGAAGATGGAGAAGGAAACAACAGCCGTTCTTCCGGAGGCTGGCGTAGCTGGAGGCGGCGCTGGGCGTCGGCGATCCCGTCGGCGGTGATCGTGTTCGTGCTGGGCGTGGTGTTCTCCATCATCCGGCATCCGGCGGCGCTGAGGGAGCTGCGCGCGGGGCCGTCGAGGATGCGGGTGGTGCACATATCGAGGGAGGCGTGGAAGCAGGGGTTCATCAAGGGCGCGGTGCCGCAGATCCCGCTGTCGGTGCTCAACTCGGTGGTGGCGGTGTGCAAGCTCACGCGCGACCTGTTCCCGGAGAAGGAGGCGTCGGCGACGTCGGTGTCGGTGACCATGGGCGCCATGAATCTGGTGGGCTGCTGGTTCGGCGCCATGCCGTGCTGCCACGGCGCGGGCGGGCTGGCGGGGCAGTACAAGTTCGGCGGCCGCAGCGGCGCGTGCGCGGCGGCGCTGGGCGGGCTCAAGCTGGCGCTGGGGCTACTCCTCGGCGGCTCGGTGCTGCGCGTGCTCGCCAGCTTCCCCGTGGGGCTGCTCGGCGTGCTGCTGCTCTTCGCCGGCGTGGAGCTGGCCATCGCCGCCAGGGACATGTCGTCCAAGGCGGAGGCCTTCGTCATGCTGGTCTGCACCGCCGTGTCGCTCGTCGGCTCCAGCGCCGCGCTGGGCTTCCTGTGCGGCATGGTGGCGCACGGCCTGCTGCTGCTCAGGGCTTGGACAGTTTCTTCCATGTAA
- the LOC125521106 gene encoding single-strand DNA endonuclease 1 isoform X1, giving the protein MGVKNLWDILDSCKQKLPLNHLQNKKVCVDLSCWLVQFCTANRSPAFVRDKVYLKNLFHRIRALLALNCSLIFVTDGAIPSMKLATYRRRLGSNSEADCDDTSSQPLTSLKRNKGSEFSRMIKEAKHLGLALGIPCLDGVEEAEAQCALLDLSSLCEGCFTSDSDAFLFGARTVYRDVFIGDGGYVICYQMEDIEKKLGFGRKSLISFALLLGCDYSNGVHGFGPEAACRLVKSAGDDSILDQILSDGVKATRKCKGKKAGIDKNKGGDICTRTGTSEVGMSQDSGGQFREVINAFLEPKCHLPDSENVRRVCCQHPFRHSEFQQICEKYFEWTPEKTDEYILPKIAERELRRFSNLRSTSSALGIKPLLSEIPVPCPVLAITKQRKVHGSEYYEVSWRNMHGLQSSVVPGDLIRSACPEKITEFLEKKDEEKKQKRKARPKKSAQAAVKDVDARLQELMLGIESECATFPPASNCPGTGDVHRMAPSMAIVDLSSPSPPLRACKSQKFIGSTTAVMNGVDLLSGMMESQSSTQSSVGQNSESQNSTQSSDAQNSESQNSTQSSSTQSSDAPSFTLDDDVIDLSSPLPPVAERQPCRFQDLPPYDGAERRALTDLSNFPEKSSMLGASDNRHKAGASDGCALVEASPPVIHGARMFSGRSNVPIVSLAESEAGAIDLSSPSPVFDRRRNGNHVKDAIDISEADSSVVCPDDDEHERKARELRSFLKSIRDEL; this is encoded by the exons ATGGGGGTCAAGAACCTTTGGGACATTCTCGACTCCTGCAAGCAGAAGCTGCCGCTCAACCACCTCCA GAACAAGAAGGTGTGCGTAGATCTCTCCTGCTGGCTCGTGCAGTTCTGTACCGCCAACCGCTCGCCGGCCTTCGTCAGGGACAAGGTCTACCTCAAGAACCTCTTCCACCGCATCCGCGCCCTCCTCGCCCTCAACTGCAGCCTCATCTTTGTCACAG ATGGGGCAATACCTTCAATGAAGCTGGCTACTTATAGACGTCGGCTAGGATCCAACTCTGAG GCTGATTGTGATGACACGAGTTCGCAACCATTGACCTCCCTTAAACGGAACAAGGGATCAGAATTCTCGCGCATGATTAAAGAGGCGAAGCATCTTGGCTTGGCCTTAGGCATCCCTTGCTTGGATGG CGTCGAGGAAGCAGAAGCACAGTGTGCATTGCTTGATTTAAGCTCATTGTGC GAAGGCTGTTTTACATCAGATTCAGATGCTTTTCTTTTTGGGGCAAGGACAGTTTACAGAGATGTTTTCATAG GGGACGGTGGTTATGTCATTTGCTACCAAATGGAGGACATAGAGAAAAAGCTTGGTTTTGGCAGGAAATCACTG ATATCATTTGCATTGCTTCTTGGTTGTGATTATTCTAACGGTGTTCATGGCTTTGGCCCG GAAGCAGCATGTCGTCTTGTCAAATCTGCGGGAGATGATTCCATCCTGGATCAGATTTTATCTGATGGAGTAAAAGCTACAAGAAAGTGTAAAGGGAAAAAGGCCGGCATTGACAAAAACAAGGGTGGTGACATATGCACAAGAACAGGTACCTCTG AGGTTGGGATGAGCCAAGATTCTGGTGGTCAATTCCGTGAGGTAATAAACGCATTTCTAGAGCCAAAATGCCATTTGCCTGATTCGGAAAATGTGCGGAG GGTATGCTGCCAGCACCCATTTCGTCATTCAGAGTTCCAACAGATTTGTGAGAAATATTTTGAATGGACCCCAGAGAAGACTG ATGAATACATCCTTCCGAAGATAGCTGAGAGAGAACTTCGAAGGTTTTCAAATCTTCGCTCGACATCTTCAGCTCTAGGAATAAAACCATTGTTGAGTGAG ATTCCAGTACCATGCCCTGTATTGGCAATTACGAAGCAACGAAAAGTTCATGGAAGTGAGTATTATGAGGTTTCATGGAGAAACATGCATGGACTCCAATCTTCAGTTGTTCCAGGGGATCTCATCAGAAG TGCGTGCCCAGAAAAAATAACCGAGTTTTTGGAAAAGAAGGATGAAGAGAAGAAGCAAAAGAGGAAAGCTAGGCCGAAGAAATCAGCACAAGCTGCAGTAAAAGATGTTGATGCGCGGCTCCAAGAATTGATGCTTGGTATTGAGTCTGAATGCGCCACGTTTCCGCCTGCAAGCAATTGTCCTGGGACAGGAGATGTACACCGCATGGCACCTAGCATGGCTATCGTTGATCTGTCTTCTCCATCTCCGCCCCTCCGGGCTTGCAAGTCCCAAAAGTTCATCGGATCAACCACAGCTGTGATGAATGGGGTTGATTTGCTGAGCGGTATGATGGAGTCACAAAGTAGCACCCAGTCAAGTGTTGGTCAGAACTCTGAGTCACAAAATAGCACTCAGTCAAGCGATGCTCAGAACTCTGAGTCACAAAATAGCACTCAGTCAAGTAGCACCCAGTCAAGTGATGCTCCGAGTTTTACCCTTGACGACGACGTGATTGATCTGTCCTCACCCCTGCCTCCAGTTGCTGAACGACAGCCTTGCCGCTTCCAAGACTTGCCACCTTATGACGGAGCTGAACGAAGAGCTCTGACAGATTTAAGCAATTTCCCTGAGAAAAGCAGCATGCTGGGCGCTTCAGATAACAGGCACAAAGCTGGTGCAAGCGACGGTTGTGCGCTGGTCGAAGCATCGCCACCAGTCATCCATGGCGCTCGGATGTTCAGTGGCCGAAGTAATGTACCGATTGTTTCGTTGGCAGAATCAGAAGCTGGCGCCATTGATCTGTCATCTCCTTCACCGGTTTTCGACAGGAGAAGGAATGGTAACCATGTCAAAGATGCAATAGACATTAGTGAAGCTGACAGTAGTGTCGTGTGtcctgatgatgatgaacatgaGAGGAAGGCGAGAGAGCTCAGATCGTTTCTGAAGAGCATTAGAGACGAACTGTAG